One region of Triticum aestivum cultivar Chinese Spring chromosome 6B, IWGSC CS RefSeq v2.1, whole genome shotgun sequence genomic DNA includes:
- the LOC123136221 gene encoding uncharacterized protein, producing the protein MASTPPPPPAAKCPSAVPTTIQDLDDDVLREVFIRLPALPSLVRAALTCHAFLRAVRSSPAFRRRFRDLHPSPFVGLFIQRLIEKWEPGVTSFAAHHRRSDRDFAAAVRGGDFALNGLPDPDDDNEDCGDQDKDSNEAEAEEDSDEEVENNEDEEDSDEEDETEEEEDPSPVWEIERCSDGYVVLFNRMARQIAAYNPLTRALHLFPSPPGIFKSALTFQFHLISSEEHPGSPPRVVCFYCGYLYASVGVISPESTEIKWQIFPEPLIPGAVGATGKMVNGSLYWTHPGRLYITVLDTATLQFSRMELPPLLAVEEGSNRDCDFVLGNTKDGRPCIVSPDPWGGCELLVFFWRPDEYDGVERWKLDQEFKLKTIRRLTEIEDDAYVVVHVMDVTDGIVYMRTAYDGYTEVPQLLLSFCLETAELKKICEYDHKLHPYVMAWPPSLVGVHDKGHPSNDQALSTPSSEGSDVKAGGGPTEPAASVPKA; encoded by the exons ATGgcatcgacgccgccgccgccgccggcggcgaaaTGTCCCTCGGCCGTTCCCACCACCATACAAGATCTCGACGACGACGTCCTCCGCGAGGTGTTCATCCGCCTCCCCGCGCTCCCGAGCCTCGTCCGCGCCGCGCTCACCTGCCACGCCTTCCTCCGCGCCGTCCGCTCGTCCCCTGCCTTCCGCCGCCGCTTCCGGGATCTCCACCCGTCTCCCTTTGTCGGCCTCTTCATCCAACGCCTCATCGAAAAATGGGAGCCCGGCGTGACTTCCTTTGCCGCCCACCACCGCCGCTCCGACCGGGACTTCGCCGCCGCTGTACGCGGCGGCGATTTCGCCCTCAACGGCCTCCCGGACCCAGACGACGACAATGAAGACTGCGGCGACCAAGACAAGGACAGCaacgaggcggaggcggaggaggacagCGACGAAGAAGTTGAGAACAACGaagatgaggaggacagcgacgaagaagatgagacggaggaggaggaggatccctCTCCGGTGTGGGAGATCGAGCGATGCAGTGACGGCTACGTGGTCCTCTTTAACCGGATGGCCAGGCAGATCGCCGCCTACAACCCTCTCACGCGGGCGCTGCATCTCTTCCCCTCGCCGCCGGGCATCTTCAAAAGCGCCTTGACCTTTCAGTTCCACTTAATCTCCTCGGAAGAGCACCCCGGCTCGCCGCCCCGTGTGGTTTGTTTCTACTGTGGCTACCTTTACGCCTCCGTCGGCGTCATCTCGCCGGAGAGCACCGAGATTAAGTGGCAGATATTCCCTGAGCCTTTGATACCGGGGGCAGTGGGAGCCACCGGCAAGATGGTGAACGGATCCCTCTACTGGACACACCCAGGGAGACTCTACATCACCGTGCTCGACACCGCGACGCTGCAGTTCTCTAGAATGGAACTGCCGCCGCTCTTGGCGGTGGAAGAAGGCAGTAACCGTGATTGTGATTTTGTGCTTGGTAATACCAAGGATGGGAGGCCCTGCATCGTCTCCCCGGATCCGTGGGGTGGTTGTGAGCTCCTAGTCTTTTTCTGGAGACCCGATGAATACGACGGTGTTGAGAGGTGGAAGCTGGACCAGGAGTTCAAACTGAAAACGATCCGTCGGCTCACTGAGATTGAAGACGATGCTTATGTCGTTGTGCATGTTATGGATGTTACCGATGGAATCGTGTACATGCGTACTGCCTATGACGGGTATACTGAAGTTCCTCAACTGCTCCTATCCTTTTGTCTCGAGACAGCCGAGCTGAAAAAGATCTGTGAATACGATCACAAGCTCCATCCCTACGTCATGGCGTGGCCTCCTTCTTTGGTAGGAGTACATGATAAG GGGCACCCCTCAAATGATCAAGCTCTGTCTACCCCGAGCTCCGAAGGAAGCGATGTGAAGGCTGGAGGTGGCCCAACAGAGCCTGCAGCATCGGTTCCCAAAGCATAA